A window of Terriglobales bacterium genomic DNA:
CAGTGACACCATGGAGAAAGAATCCACAAGGCCGCTGGAGATCAGCGGCGTGGTTTCGGTGATCTCCCGCTCGTCTCCCTCTTGCACGTACTCCCGGATAATGTAGTCACGAACTACTTTGGTGATTTCGTCCATTGTCACCTCTCAGTCTTCCATGATCGTGGAGAGGTCTCCCACAGGCTCGTTGAACTCCTTGCAGCGCAGGATGCGGCGAACGATCTTGCCGCTGCGCGTCTTGGGCAGGGAGCTCACAAACTCGATTTCCTGGGGCATCGCCAGCGGCGACAACCGCTTGCGAATATTGTTCATGATGTCCAGTTCAAGATCATCGGATGGTCGGAATCCTCGCTTCAGGGTCACATACGCTTTCACGACTTCCATGTTGACGGGATCGGGTTTGGCGACGACGGCGGACTCGGCCACCGCCGGGCATTCCAGCAGTGCCGATTCGACTTCGAAAGGACCGACCAGATGTCCGCCTGTGTTGATGACATCGTCGTCCCGCCCCATGAACCAGAAGTAGCCATCGCGATCGATTGAGGCGCGGTCGCCGCACAGATACCATCCATTCTTGAACTTCGCCTGGAATCCTTCCTGGTTGTTCCAGTAGCCGCGAATCTGCGACGGCCAGCCGGGCCGTAGCGCGATCAGGCCGGCCACGCCCGCCCGGTTCACGGGCTCGTAGGTCTTCGGATCAAGCACGGTTGCAGTTATTCCTGGAAACGGCTTCCCCATGGATCCGGGCTTGATCATCATCCCGGGAAGGTTGCTGATGACGATGCAGCCGGTTTCGGTCTGCCAGAAGGTATCGTGAAATGGCCTCCCGAACACTTCATGCGACCAGAGTACGGCCTCGGGGTTTAACGGTTCGCCGACGCTAGCCAGATGGCG
This region includes:
- a CDS encoding acyl carrier protein, which encodes MDEITKVVRDYIIREYVQEGDEREITETTPLISSGLVDSFSMVSLLRFLEKKYTIHIPDSAATPEAFDTVERIVALVRRFQKAEVGSV